Genomic window (Castor canadensis chromosome X, mCasCan1.hap1v2, whole genome shotgun sequence):
aggaataaaaggaatacaaataggtaaagaaactgtcaaaatttccctatttgcagatgacatgatcttataccttaaagacccaaaaaactctactcagaagcttctagacatcatcaatagctacagcaaggtagcaggatgtaaaatcaacacagaaaaatcattagcatttctatacactaacaatgagcaaactgaaaaagaatgtatgaaaacaattccatttacaatagcctcaaaaaaaatcaaatacctaggtgtaaacctaacaaaggatgtgaacgacctctacaaggaaaactataaacttctgaagaaagagattgaggaagtctatagaaagtggagagatctcccatgctcatggattggtaaaatcaacatagtaaaaatgtctatactcccaaaagtaatctacatgtttaatgcaattcccatcaaaattccaatgacattcattaaagagattgaaaaatctactgttaaatttatacagaaacacaagaggccacgaatagccaaggcaatactcagtcaaaagaacaatgctggaggtatcaggatacctgacttcaaactatattacaaagcaataacaataaaaacagcatggtactggcacaaaaacagacatgaagacaagtggaacagaatagaggacccagatatgaagccatacaactataaccaacttgtctttaacaaaggagctaaaaatataagatggagaaatagcagcctcttcaacaaaaactgctgggaaaactggttagcagtctgcaaaaaactgaaactagatccatgtatatcaccctataccaatattaactcaaagtggatcaaggatcttaatatcagaccccaaactctaaaggtgatacaggaaagagttggaaatactctggagttagtaggtataggtaagaactttctcaacgaaaccccagcagcacagcaactaagagatagcatagataaatgggacctcataaaactaaaaagcttctgttcatcaaaagaaatggtctctaaactgaagagaacacccacagagtgggagaaaatatttgccagctacacatcaggcaaaggactgataatcagaatatatagggaacttaaaaaactaaattctcccaaaactaataaaccaataaagaaatgggcaagtgaactaaacagaactctctcaaaagaagaaattcaaatggccaaaaaacacatgaaaaaatgctcaccatctctagcaataaaggaaatgcaaattaaaaccacactaagattccacctcacccctgttagaatagccatcatcagcaacaccaccaacaacaggtgttggcgaggatgcggggaaaaaggaaccctcttacactgttggtgggaatgtaaactagtacaaccactctggaaaaaaatttggaggctacttcaaaagctaaacattgatctaccatatgatccagcaataccactcttggggatatacccaaaaaaatgtgatgcaggtcactccagaggcaccttcacacccatgtttattgcagcactattcacaatagccaagttatggaaacagccaagatgccccactactgacgaatggattaagaaaatgtggtatctatacacaatggaattttatgcagccatgaagaagaacgaaatgttatcattcgctggtaaatggatggaattggagaacatcattctgagtgaggttagcctggcctaaaagaccaaaaatcatatgttctccctcatatgtggacattagatcaagggcaaacacaacaaggggattggactttgatcacaagataaaagagagagcacacaagggaggtatgaggataggtatgacacctaaaaactagctagcatttgttgcctttaacgcagagaaactaaagcagataccttaaaagcaactgaggccaataggagaagtggaccaggaactagagaaaaggttagatcaagaagaactaacttagaaggtaacacacatgcacaggaaattaatgagagtcaactccctgtatagctatccttatctcaaccagcaaaaacccttgttccttcctattattgcttatactctctcttcaacaaaactagagataagggcaaaatagtttctgccgggtattgagggggtgggggagagagggaatgggcggagtgggtggtaagggagggtgtgggggcaggggggagaaatgacccaagcattgtatgcacatatgaataataaaacaataaaaaaaagaaaatgtcatccCTAGATCCCTATCATGGACTAAAGTTTAtgttccctcaaaattcatattttgaaatactaACATTCACGGTGATGAAACTAGGAGGTGGACCTTTGgtaggtgattagatcatgagggtccTGTTTCATAAGAGGAAGGGAACACAGCTAGAAGGCACTGGTTTATGAACCGGAAGGTAGACCCCCACCAGAAACTCAATCTGGTGCTACCTATTTATCTCTCAAAGATTTCACCTTTTAAATACCATCATGCAGGCattagatttcaacatatgaagttTTAGGAGACACTTTCAGTCCAGAGCACACTATGAAATGTCTCTTTGCTGTTTAATATGGAGAAATAATTGGATTTCTAGAGCTACTTCAGTTCCCCTACCTTCTGTAAATATTCTTTCTGTGACTAACAAGGCCttagttttcttgttttgaaTTGTGAAGAATATTTGATGTGAAGgtgaaataaatgacaaaaagccatttgataaaatttatacACACAAACTGATACTTCCCTGTGGTGAGATTCTGTTGTCAAGGTATGATGCGAAATGATGGTGATGTCATAAAGCCCTAGAACAGGCTGAACTACATAAAATACAGTAGTTACCTTAGCAGAAGGAACATATGAACAAAGCCCTGGACATGAATAGTTGTATTTATGTCCTGTTTTTGTCTATTTGGACAATCAATTGTTTAAACACAAACCAAAGTGATGTATCTTTTACTACAGGTATGTgcttaactttaaattttataaattataatatattatgttATTAATTCAAGCACTTAATTAGAAAAACTAGCTatttttaagaaatctgctgctactttggcagcactgaagtttgaactcaggaccttacccttgctaggcatgcattgttacctcttgagtcactccgccagccttcTACTATTACTTTGGGGTTACTATTAATAGGTATTAAGAATTTCTAGCATAACAGCTGATATTTTTAGTTCTGTGTAGAAAGTCTGAGCAAAATATAACTGTAAAGAGTATAGACTTATGGTCTTTGGTCTCCTTTAACTCCCATTTCCCACACAATCTCCCAATCAAACTAGATGATACTGTGTGAATGAATCTGGCATAGGACCTAATAAATAGTAgggttttgtttccattttcttttgttttttgagacaggatctccctatgttgcccaggctggtcttgagttCCTGgcctcaagtgatccttctgccgcagcctcctgagtacttggCACTAATAGGCACATGTCATCACGCCCAACCAAATAATCAGTTTTTGACAAGGACTTGTTCTTGTACCATTTCCTatcacacacatttatacacattAACACTCAAGTACACTCACACATGCATAACATTACTCACACAAAAATCTATTTACTatagtaagaaagacatgaaGCAGGGATAATGCAAATTATTGTACAGATTAGCCAGAGATAATTCTGAGATCTGAGTTCTAGGCTATGGCTGGGAATGTGCATgaggaaagaaaattatagtGGAAACTTTATCAAGTTTTATAAAGTCATCAATGTAGAGATTGCCTACAGTGGCAAACCACTAGCAGAGTGGAAGGAAATATGGTTACCTAATGTATTCTCCAATGATACAATCTCTTTAGCAGAAGCAAAGCAATCTGGACCAACTCTACCGAAAATGGACAATTTTAGGAAACGTCTACTCACTTTCATAGTTAGTATTATGATCACAGCCTTTGtcttcacctgttttttttttcttcatttgaattGTGTGGATGATGATGCCACCAAAGAAGAAATGTAAGTTCTACACCTTTAAATTAAGAgtgcaaagtgtgtgtgtgtgtgtgtgtgtgtgtgtgtgtgtgtgtgtgtgtacgtataGTGGAGGTTTCATTGTTGTTCAGGTTACTTAATATTAACTTTAACCATCCAAAGAGCTGCCAACTTCTTGTGGGTAAATACTGTTACTTAAATTATATCCGTTCTTAAATAGTCTCAAATACATTAACAACTTTCACCAAAACTGTCTCTTATTCAAGGTTCAGCTGAACTGTAAGCTATTACTTTCATTATAAatttagtttaggaaaagagagCATGAGTAtttgaataaaattcaaaatgagagaaagaagaggcaagagacagagagatgtgtttgtttttcagaggcAATAAAACATTTTGGATAATCTTACTATTTTAAGATTTAATAGCATGAAAAATTATTCACTGCTCTTACTCTCATGATCTTAAACCTTGCCTTTCATTTTGGAGGATTAGGCTGCTCTTGATAAACTGGTTCCCTAAAAAATTGACAATCTAAGGACTAGTGACTAAATATGGTTCCAGTgctcttttcctttagttttagAGGAGtattatgaatataaatatgCTTAGATAGATATCTTGATATTTTAAGCATGATAGGAAAATAATGACTTTGGTCTAAGGAGATTCTTATGTTGCCAGTTTGTggtaattttaataaaaagtttaatttctGGAATAAGAGAGTttatctttgtctctctctctgtgttgcTGACTCTCTCTCTTAACAGTAAATTTGAAACAACTTTGTGTCATTCCATATCTAGACTATAAGTTATCACCAAATATGGTTGAAACAGTAAAATACTCATGAGGAAAAGCATTTAGCATGAATTCATATCTGTAACCTGAGTTATAACTTTTACCACACTCCAATTCTTATTGTTTAATTTTActatgaaagcaaaaaaagaccAAATGTCTAAGTTGACATAGTACCCTATTATTTCTGATGACggttatagaatttttttttgttttaaattgttaCACTCTAAATTTTCTACATTTCAGGGTCCAGACTGAAGGTTTTGAAGCCATACCATCCTGCCCATGCAAAATACCAGTCAGTGATTCCAAGATAACAAATGTGTGCAGTTTAGAAAATTATCCTACGCTATACAGTACAGATAAGTTCTCTACGTCTTCAAGTCCAGAAAAGTTTTCATCCTTACCTTCCAGTGCAGAAAAGTTAATCAGGACCCCGAGTCCACAAAAGTCATCCACATTAAATAGTAAAGAAATGTTTATCAGGACCCCGAGTCCAGAAAAGTCAACCGTATCATTCAGTGCAGAAAAGTTAATCAGGCAATCAACTACAAAAAAGTCGTCTAagctaaaaaacccaaaaagattaCGTAAGTCAAACTTGGAGAAGTCACATAGGATGCAGAGTCTAGAAAAGCTAACTCACTCCTATAAGCTAGTCCGTCACAACAGATCATCCTATTCACTAAAGTCAGTTGGGCCACGTTGGGTAGCTAATAGTCCATCTGCAACCAGGCAAGCCAAGTCACCTTGCCTACCACGATCACAAAATCAAATCTTGTCATCTAAAACATCCAGTATAAAGAAACTGGCCAAGTCATACAGACATCCTAATTTAAATAGGTCAGTGAGTATACAAAAAGCAGTCATGTTATCCAGGCCTCTGTTAGCCAAGAAGTGCCAGTGTTACAAAGAAAGATGCCTTGTCTGTAATTCTTCTTCTGAGTTTTTGGTCAATAATATTAGTGAGGCAAAGAAGAAAAGTGCTGGAAACCATCatgtttcaaataaaatgaagcatCTTCCCAAGTCCAAGGACAAGGCATACCATGATAATGTAAATGGCAGTGATAGGATGACACATGACGGTGATAATGACAGTGATACAGAGATAATCATTATTTGTAATATAAGGCACAATGATGTCATCCCTAAAGACATCATGAATAGTTAAAAGctcagtaaaaataaaatccaattgTGGAGGAAATTTTATACCAACTATTTTATGCTCATCATCACTCCAGCCACAGATAGAAAATCAAACTGTTATCACTATCAAGATTAGACTTATCCATTTTGGaggcaatgtattttaaaataacaattaaatataaaaataacaattaaatgTGTGACGTAATAAATTATTATTGTGCTCATTATTGTATTTTAGATGAACAAGGAACTTTTGATATATCGTACTTAGATGTGGTTACTTGAATTGGAACCAaaaacatacatgcacatacaaaCCTAGAAAGGAATTGTAAAATGGGTACTCTGGACTACTTCTTCTCTTGGATTAGCTCCCAGTTGAAGCCCTAACTCAATGAAAGTTATCtatattttttgtggtggtggggatttaacccagagccttgtgcatactaagcaagtgctctaccactgagatacatcctcaccctgaagatttttttttaaatctcataatTTTTTGCAATGCAAGTGATCaaatctagggcctcatgcatgctagctagcactctcccactgaactacacccccagtctctgaagtaatttaaatttttgtgatcccaggccttgcagttgctaggtaaacattctactactgagctacctcCCTGGTTCCTTCTTAATATTTATGTGAAATCCTCACAGCTTAAGAATGTCTCTTTCTCTTAATACCCATTGTGTTTTGAAAATAGCTCTATGTTATAGACTGAATGCTTatgtctccccaaaattcatgtgattGAACCTAATCCTCTATAGGatagtattaggaggtggggtcaTTAGGAGGTAATTATGCCATGAGGGTAGAGCCCTCATGAacgggattagtgcccttataagggGCTAAAGAGCTCATTCTTTCTACTATGTGGCAAAAGGACTATGAACCATAGAGCTGGCCCTCATCAGATACTGAATCTGCTGGTGCCGTAATCTTGGACTTCCAAGACTTCAGAactgttagaaataaatttattgtttataagccactcaTTTTACAGTATTTTGTTATATAGCCCAAAAGGACTGGTACTCTGCATGCCTGTTTCTGGCTGAGTCAAAGAACTTCTTAATAATCATTTCTAACACCATCTCCTCCAGAGATTGCCACCTAAAGTGAGGGTCCAACTTGCAGCACACACACTTGGATCTCCATATTAGTCTAAGAGTCTTTGATACACTCAAGAAGGCTTCTCATTCTTTTTGTTACCCttcaaaatggataaataatTTTCCCTGGTGTGCATTCTCGAAATGTCCCACTTGGAGGTTTGCTCACTCACCCATTTTTCCTACATGGTACCCACTCTGAATTAGCAGGGATACCAGACCAGGGGAGAAATGTTAGAACTATACAGCCTAACTTCCCCACTGATGAAATGGTATACTTGCTTCTTCTAAGGGCATAGTTGAAAAAAGCAGGCAAAGTCCTGCATTTCTagtctatattctaataaaatgctTTTTGTCCCATAGAACATCTAGCAGGAATATGTTAAATGCCAGTAGTTAGCATGCATTGActatgtcaggcactgtgctagtcTTTTTATGTCTCACAGACCCTAAGGTTGCCTTCATTTTTGCTGATTCACTGAAAGGGCTCACAATACTCAATAACAGGTAATACTCATAGCTAATGTTTATTAGAACAAAAGTATATAGACTAAGAGCATCAGGAAGCATCCAGAGAGGTCAGGCATGGACTTTTCACTATTTCCTCTCTGAAGCCACACGGGACAGCAAACTATGTGGACATGTGCAGAATGTCCTGTTCAGAGACCCTGTTCAGGTCTCTGGGTCTGAAGCTTTTCTTAAGAGCCAGTCACATAGAGGCATCATGCTACATGACCAAGCATGACAACTGAAACCTAGGATCCCAACAATGAAGCCAGATACACATTATTGATATATTGATATATTGACATGCTGGTGTAGTGTGGTCCATGCTCCAGGTGTACAAAGCATAATCATCAACCATTAACATAAGCACATTCCAAGGGCTACATTCTCAGGGGTTGGCCAAAGGTTAGTGATAGTCCAGGTTTCCTTGAAGACCTGCAAGGAGTGAAGAGCCAGATCATCAGAGTAAACACTTTCCTCacacttcacatattttgtttaaaTCCAACAGCCCCCATTATATAAGGGATTATATGAGGTCCTGTGACATTCAGCAAGATCACATTCAGCAAATGGTTGAACTGAGAGTTGAATATCCCTCTGACTGTGTTATGCTCAAATTTCATTATGTTGTATAGCCTTCTCAATACCAGCTATTAGGGTGCTGATTATTTACAGATTGCCCAATCAATTGGTGTAAGAAAACATCTACTTGACTTTAAATCAGTCTAAGCCATTCTTTGAGCCTTCTGGGGGTGTATAAAGATGTCTTATGTTCATGCATTTCTAACTTCCCCTGTGGCCTCTGTTTCCACAGAGAGAGTTCCCTCAGGATTGTGCCCATAAAGTCATTATAAATTTTTCAGCTGGCACAGTGTAGCTGCTTAGGAATGAAAGTTTTAAGAGATAGtatatgcattaaaaaaaaaaagcattgtagCCTGGCACCGCtgtctcatgcttataatcctagctactcaggaggcagagatcaggaggattgaggttcaaagtcagtttgggcaaatagttctcaagatcctatctcaaaaaaaaactaacacaaaaaagggctggctcaagtggtagagcacttgcctaacaagtgtgaggccctgagttcaaaccccagtaccggaaaaaaataaagagcattGTTGGAAGCTGGgggcaaagtgcttgcctagcaagagcacagccctgatttcaaatcccaataccacaaaaagtcagatttcaaattttattgtCTAATTCAGCTTCATATTTTAGGTTGATTTTGGAGCTAATCTGAGCTAGCCTGGAAACTATGGTTGAAATTGTATGGTTTTCAGTTTAAATTCAATAGGTGTCTTGATAGACAAAGCTGAATTATATAAGCTCTACTGTCTTTTCCATTTTGAACCTAGAGACATGTAATACTTCAAAAGTTGTGAATATTATTATCTAATAAAAATGACTGCATGTAAGTGACAACCAATGATAGTGACATCTTTTAAGAACAAATtatcaggctggcagagtggctcaagtggtagagtgcctgtgtagcagcatgaagccctgagttcaaaccctagtactgctaaagAACAAATCATCTGCATGAGTATGTATGTTCCTCTTTTAAACCATACTTAATCGTACAGTAGGAGTCCATAGAATATTTGGCACTCATTCAGTGTGTAAAATTCTAAGTACATTAATGGGGGATTCAGACCAAGGGAAGGATATGTAACTCATaggatatataataaaatatatgcattataaatcagagaaaaatgttaggaaaaaaggaaggaaggaaggaagagaggaagaaagcaaggaaggaagaaaggaagggactgACCACCAAAAACTTGCTGAggtcaatatattaaaaattatgccCTATTACCCTACTTGATCATCTTTAGGTCATCTTGGAAAGTCTTGATTTAAGTAAAAGGCTCTCAGATATCTACTTCTGGCCTTCTTGCAGCATTGCCTTATCTCTTATGATACCTCAATAGCTTCTTTGTcactctccattttcaaaggctgtTGAGTAAGAACCAGGGCCACAGGCTGACTGCCCACTGTCTCCTTACATTTCCCTTTGCCAGGGAGCACAGTGGAGCCAGTTTCAAGAGTGGCTGTTCCCTCTCAGACCAGCCCTGTCCTCTTTCATTGGAATCACCTTCTTTATACTCATCGACAAAAGTCACTTGTCTGCTCCCAGCTATGGGACTGAAAAAGATTATATTTCGCAACTTTTATTCAGTACAACCCTTTCTAAAActccaccactttttttttttttacaaaaaagaactaaaaggtGAGGCTTCAAATATTTCACTCCTGTGTGTTTGCTACATGAAATTATACAAGCATGGAGCTAAAAAGAACCTTAGACAGCCCCACTTCCATCCTCCTGGGGGGAGGGTTCTGTGTAGAGCTGAAGAATGCTCATTCAGCAAGAAGAGCACTTTTACCAAGGATGGGGAAACTAGTAGGGGTATTGTGCTGGTGATACCATCTTTAAGTGGCCACAAGAAAGTGTTATACCAGATGTGGTCTAGTTACAGCAGCATCAAGCAGAGACTTACTAAAAGTCTTCAGCTTTATCAGTTCCCACAGTTCTGCAGTCCCTGCCACACTGTGGGAAATCCCTAAGAattagaaatagcaaagaaaaggaCATCAACATGAGAAAAAAGCTCCGTAGGAGCTTCagccaaatattttcttttttttttttttccagttgcacctttattttgcctttttaaattattcatatgtgcatacaatgcttgggtatttctccccccttcccccaccccctcccttaccatccactccaccccctccctctccccccccacctcctcaatacccggccagaaactattttgcccttatctttaattttgttgtagagagagtataagcaataataggaaggaacaagggtttttgctagttaagataaggatagctatacagggagttgactcacattaatttcctgtgcatgtgtgttaccttctaggttaattatttttgatctaaccttttctctagttcctggtctccttctcctattggcctcagttgcttttaaggtatctgctttagtttctttgcgttgagggcaacaaatgccatctacttttttaggtgtcttacctatcctcatatctcccttgtgtgctctcgctttatcatgtgatcaaagtccaatccccttgttgtgtttgctcttgatctaatgtccgcatatgagggagaacatatgatttttggtcttttgggccaggctaacctcactcagaatgatgttctccaattccatccatttaccagcgaatgataacatttcgttcttcatagctgtataaaattccattgtgtataaataccacattttcttgatccattcgtcagtagtggggcatcttggctgtttccataacttggctattgtgaatagtgctgcttgTAACCCACGTAAAACCCACAATTATTCCTGTGCTGCTGTGACCGTAGAAAACAAGGGTTAAGCATGATTAATTAGTTTtgcaattatttataaaatgcataGAATGAACCATCTTTGAAATAAACAATGGCTAATTATAACTTACATATAGGAAGTTTCAGAGTTTTACTTGTTTAGAATTACCTGCATATGTGCCTGAATCAAAACCACACATTGAAAAGATTGCTGAAGGAAACAAATCCCATTAATCTGTCacatatatgtaatttatttaaaaagtgaaacataGGAATAATGTAGATACTTActctgaataataaaaatttgctgATAATAAAAAACTTGCATCTGTCCTCTGCCATGGATATCTTCCCTATTTCACATCTtttcacagcaaaatggactactTTTGAATATATTGTACTAAAATGACCAAAAATCAGGTAactggaaagaggaaaagaagaaatgaggacATATGGCAATTCATGACATTAATGTTTAGCCCTGGAAATACTGAGAATTGACCATATCTGTCATAAATAGATTTTCTCtggtatttttcaaaataagaaaatcaatgtCAAATTGCTTGGTTACAAATTGGGACACAAGAATGTTAAAAAGCTTGCTTTTAGTTTAGTTTCCTCATGTTCATCTAAATGATACAAAGCTGCTCAAAAAAcgttaaataaaatttttgagtGCTATAGGACTGCTGGCATACTTTACAGATTATTACCATAAAAACAGTCACCTTCTGAAAGTGACACTTGTTTGAAAAAGGAATATAGTGTTGCTATGCAAACAAATCTCTTTTATAAAgcttaatttcctttaaaaaaaaaactaaactcatgtatgaagatggaacaatgagacccattaaaactattccaggaatggggggaggggggtaaaagagaatgatggaggggtgaattcaactatgatatattgtaaaagtcacaatgtatccccagtacaacaataatttaaaaaataattaaataaaatgaatcttcTATTTATCGTTGTAGGCTACATCATCAGGTACACTGAGAAGTTTTAATAAAACCTATGTGGCTTACATTTCAAAACAGCAAGTACCACTCCACATCACTATTGCTGTTTTATTCATAATGACAAAAGAAACCCAGACATTTCTCATGGCTTTAGTGACTTAGAGatgaagatatttaaagaaagaaaaactaaatatttcTAGCATATTTGTTAATTTATAAGCTAAATAATCCATATCTGAGATCATAATTCACAGCATGTCCCAGTAGGCCTTTTATCATTAACATCTGTTAATATCAGAAATATTCATGTATAACATGTAGTTGCATTTACATAGTAAATAATCAGGCAAGGGTACATGCAACATAACTAGAAGAAGAACTTTAAAACACTTTGGGTTTCAAATCATATCCAAAGTCaagggaaatatttttttttaaaagttaatttcctGCAATCTCCAATATCATAATGAGTCAGTATTTACTGAACATGTAGAGCAAAACAATACACTAGTCAATAGTTCATTGCTCTGTTAAGATAAAAGCAAAGGATTTTTAAATGATGTGTTCCCATAAAGATGAAGGACCTTGAGGTAGATGGGTATGTTCTAGAGTTTTCAGTGCTGGATAATGCATTTTAGTTTTCATCTGGTCCCCCAGTTCTCTGTACATCTCTAGGACTGGAAGACACAGCATTGACTTATTAACAGTGGCTCTGTGGTAGTCCACACTGCTTCAGCTCTTCCATTAGTACTACCAGTTCCTTTCCCTCGCACTGTAGTTTCCTGTTAGTATCCGTCACTTGATCTTTGAGTCTCTgagcttctccactcactttCAGCAGTGAAAGTTGCACGTTTTATCAATTTCTCTGTCATGATTGCGGAGGTGATTTTTAAGCTTCTCCATGAATCGTCCAAGTTCCTCACCATCATAACCAGACCTGGTTCACAGTAGATGCTCAATGAAATGTTCTCCCACAGGCTCCACTTGTGCTCTGCGGCAGTCTCCAGGCTCTctgcctccccccacctccccaacTGTCCCTCCCCGCCATCCACAGCTCACCTTTTACTCCCTCACACTCCCTCTCTCACCCCATGCCCCACAGCTACGCCCATGAAGCTTACTTTCATTGAAGAAACAGAGATGACAAAGTGAGATTGTTAAACAAAGCTTTTGATGCTGATCTCTTGTgatcactaaaagaaaaataagaatacattACATAGgcacttaaaaaattaaagggaaactATTATACCACTCTTGCTAGTTACCAAGCTAGTGGGTTACCAACAAACCAGCCTGGAGTATTATACTCTAGTtcaagtcactttttttttcatcactGTTACTATAAACTCACAAGTAAAGTCTAAAACTTGTTGTTCTCTGGAGCTTTAAACCATTTTTATGTTATAGCCAGTCTCCCAAAGAACATCCAGGGTGTGTGGCTTCAGAGTGATGGAATA
Coding sequences:
- the CXHXorf66 gene encoding uncharacterized protein CXorf66 homolog, yielding MAASHSSAPEKQELQTMEPCGKTEVGVGRDNRQMVKDWPRIVTLQIYTSQVSGITVNMTTHKAVRVKLKMQWRPQDVGFARNVESLPKRAASNEVQTEGFEAIPSCPCKIPVSDSKITNVCSLENYPTLYSTDKFSTSSSPEKFSSLPSSAEKLIRTPSPQKSSTLNSKEMFIRTPSPEKSTVSFSAEKLIRQSTTKKSSKLKNPKRLRKSNLEKSHRMQSLEKLTHSYKLVRHNRSSYSLKSVGPRWVANSPSATRQAKSPCLPRSQNQILSSKTSSIKKLAKSYRHPNLNRSVSIQKAVMLSRPLLAKKCQCYKERCLVCNSSSEFLVNNISEAKKKSAGNHHVSNKMKHLPKSKDKAYHDNVNGSDRMTHDGDNDSDTEIIIICNIRHNDVIPKDIMNS